Proteins encoded in a region of the Aptenodytes patagonicus chromosome Z, bAptPat1.pri.cur, whole genome shotgun sequence genome:
- the TMEM215 gene encoding transmembrane protein 215, translated as MARTMRPDDINPRTGLVVALVSVFLVFGFMFTVSGIKGETLGDIPLLAIGPAICLPGIAAIALTRKTDGCTKWPKNKCPCCKQVKDRDVMELLRTPSDLESGKGSCNELAKKAYQKDRRVLRGEDSVSICTTTTTTTTMGECKSLIRKVEQEEMLRYLETCYPEMPGNVFVGDGSMYSALEKSSSPTRDSAACPDIEDNIFVAPKDSIIICSYKENSPYDRYCCYINPTGVNSDQETIV; from the coding sequence ATGGCGCGGACCATGAGACCCGACGACATCAACCCCCGGACGGGGCTGGTGGTGGCTCTGGTCAGCGTCTTCCTGGTGTTTGGCTTCATGTTCACCGTGTCCGGCATCAAGGGAGAGACCCTGGGGGACATCCCACTGCTGGCCATCGGGCCGGCCATCTGCCTGCCGGGCATCGCCGCCATCGCCCTCACCAGAAAGACCGACGGCTGCACCAAATGGCCCAAGAACAAGTGTCCGTGCTGCAAGCAAGTCAAGGACCGGGATGTCATGGAGCTGCTGAGGACCCCCTCGGACCTGGAGTCTGGCAAGGGGAGTTGCAACGAGCTGGCCAAGAAAGCATACCAGAAGGACAGGAGGGTGCTGCGGGGCGAGGACTCAGTGTCCatctgcaccaccaccaccactaccaccaccatGGGAGAGTGCAAGAGCCTCATCAGAAAGGTGGAgcaggaggagatgctgaggTACCTGGAGACCTGTTACCCAGAGATGCCGGGGAATGTGTTCGTGGGAGATGGCTCCATGTACAGTGCCTTGGAGAAGAGCTCTTCTCCCACCAGGGACAGTGCTGCTTGCCCTGACATTGAAGACAACATTTTTGTTGCTCCTAAAGACAGTATCATCATCTGCTCTTACAAGGAGAACAGCCCTTATGACAGATACTGTTGTTACATAAACCCTACTGGAGTCAACTCAGACCAGGAGACCATAGTGTGA